TTGACGTTCATTTCCGAACCGGTAGCGGACAAGGTCACAACCACTCCCAGGGGCAGGGCTCCTTTTGCTTTCCTTTTGAGAAGGAAGAAATCCCACACATCTCCATCATCGAGGGCGGCAACAGCCACCGCCTTGGCAGTATCGATGACGCTTCCTCCCCCTACCGCGATCACCGCGTCCACCTTGTTTTCCCGGCAGATCGATGCACCCTTTTTAACCAGTGAAAGACGGGGGTTGGGTAGAACCCCCTTCAGTTCGAATACCTGTACTCCCGCCGCTTCCAGAAGTGATCTCGCCCGCTCATAGACACCCGTTTTGGCCAGGTGACCGTCTTCCCGTGCCTCCACCAACAATACCCTGGTTCCGATGGAAGCCGTTTCCCGGCCCAGTTGGTCCATCTCTCCCGGCCCAAAAATAATTCGTACCGGGTTGTAGAATGTAAAACTGTTCATCAACGCTCTCCTCTCATCGATATTTTCCTCTATCCATCCAATCCTCAGGCCTTGACCTGGGTTATTTCATCCGGGGAAGACAAGGAAACCTCGATCCTCATCCGCCTGGCCGATATTTTCTTCAAATATTCATCCATCATGACTCCTAACAAGATAACAATCCCAAGGATGGCAAACTCCAGTTGGGTCGCCAATCCCAAGATGTTCACCATGTTAAAGAGAGCCCGGATTATGACCACCGCAATCACCACTCCGAGAATATTGGCTTCCCCGCCCCGGAGACTGGCCCCTCCCAAGACCACCCCGGCTATAGCGTAGAGTTCCCAAGCGTTCCCCATAGCCGAAGGCTGAATCGTATTGAGATCCAAAGCAAAAAGTATGCCGGCAAATCCGGCACACATGGTGGAGATGATATAGGCGACGGTCTTCATCCGGTTGACGTTGATTCCGCTGAAACGAGCCGCTTTTTCATTAAAGCCAAGCGCCAGGAGGTACCGGCCATAGATGGACCGGTAGAGGAAAATGGAAAAAACAATGGCCAGGATAATTAAAATAATGAAGGGCATGGGTATTGACCAATCCGCAATGTTCTGGGGAGCATCTGACCAGAAGGCGCTCGGAATCCTCCCCTGGGCAACAAATCTCAAACTCGCAAAATCTCGTCCCCCACCGAACCCTTGGGGCACGTCCCGAGTGACAACTCGAGCCAACCCGCGGTATATAAAAAGACCAACCAGAGTGGCAATAAATGGCTGGAAATTAAACTTGGTGATCAATACGCCGTGTGCCAGTCCCATTAAAAGCGACAACCCCAATACCAGGACAAAGGCAAGCCCGATGTTCATGGAGTACCCGACAATAAACAGAGGAAACAGGGTTCCGGTCAGACCGACGACGGATCCTATCGATAGATCGATCCCCCCGGTAATGATGGGAAAGGTAACCCCTAAACTCAATATTCCAAACAGACCAGTCCATCGCAATATATTCCTGATATTAAGAGGATTTAAAAATCTGGGATCAAGAAAACTGGTGATGATAATCATAAACACCAGTAAAAGGATAATGCCAATCAGTTTGTTGTTCAATACTCCTATTTCCCGTTTAAATGTTTTATTCATGAACGTGTCCTCCCGCCTCCTGCCACTAAAATTTCTTCTGGTTCTTCCCGTTGCCTGGGAGAACGCTCACCTCCTGTCGCCAGGTTGACGATTTCCTCCTCACTGAAATCGGCAGGCAGCAGTTCTCCGGTCAACCTTCCTTCATGCATGACCAGAATCCGGTCAGCAATGCCCAATACTTCCTGCATTTCACTGGATATGATTAAAAGACCCACACCATGGGCAACCAGTTCTTCCAGCAGGTAATAGATTTCCTGCTTGGCTCCGACATCAATGCCCCGGGTCGGCTCATCCAATATGAGGATTTCCGGCTTGAGAGAAAGCCATTTTGACAAAACGACTTTCTGCTGGTTTCCACCGGAAAGACACCCCGTAATCTGGATGAGAGAAGGTGTTCTAATGTTCATCCGTCTGACCATTTCTCGTGTGACAGACGTTATTCTCTCCCTATCGACCAAAGCCATGGACTGATATTGATAGAGCCCCGGCAGCACCACGTTGTCCTCCAGCGCCATTTCCAGAACCAGGCCGTGTAGGGCTCGGTTTTCCGGCGCCAGGCAAATCCCCTTACGAATGGCGTCCCCGCTGTTTCTGATGGAAATTGATCGTCCGTTCAGCAAAATTTCCCCGCCCAAGGGCTGATCAATCCCAAAAATGGTGTGAGCCAGCTCGGTACGTCCCGCTCCAATCAGCCCGGCGATCACCACAATCTCCCCCCGGCAAACCTTAAAACTAATGGGATGCCCCGGATGAGAAGGTACGATTAAGTCCTTCACTTCCAATATCGGCTCTTCACCGCAATGGTACTGGTGCTGGTAAAAATTCTTGGTATCCCTGCCCACCATAAGCTTTACCATTGCTTCCCGGCTGATTTCCTCGCGAGCTAAATTCCCTGAATTCTTTCCATCACGTAGCACGGTCACCCGGTCGGCAAGTTCTTTGACCTCACCCAACCGGTGGGAAATATAGATAACGGAGATACCCTGACTCCTTAGTTCCCTGATAATCCTGAACAGCTGTTCCGCTTCTTTCTGAGACAGGCTGCTGGTGGGTTCGTCCATAATGATGATTCGGGTGTTCATCGAGAGTGCTTTACCGATTTCCACCATTTGCTGGAGGCCGATGGTCAGGTTGTTCACGATGATGGTGGGAGAACAAGTCATCCCAATCCGCTTGAGCACTTTGCTGGTTTCTTCGTTAACCCGATCCTTATCCACCAGCTTCAACAGGCCGGATTTACGGGGTTCCCGGCCGAGAAAAATATTGTCCCCGATATCCAGGTTGCCGGATAAGTTCAGTTCCTGGTGAACAAAGGCGATCCCCAGTTCCATCGCCTGATGAACAGTGTTGATGCTGATCTTATCTCCGTCTAAAAAAATATTACCGGCGTCGGCATGAAGACAACCCCCAAGAATATTCATAAGAGTACTTTTACCGGCCCCGTTCTCCCCGACCAAGGCCAGGACTTCCCCCGGATAAAGCTCCAGGTTAACCCTGTCCAGGGCCTGCACTCCGGGGAAAAGCTTGCTGATTCCCACCATTTTCAGTAAAGGAATTCGTTGTTTTCCGTCCATGAGATACCCTCACCTCACATCATAAAAACCCATACCGGATCAATGTTTCAGGTGACTCATGCCGGGCCGAGCTTCAGCCCGGCATGAGTATGAGTTAAAGAATTAATTGGCTACTCTTGGCCGAGTTTTTCCCTCAGGTCAGCCCAGAATGCATCAACGTTCTCCGGAGTAATTACCCGTGCCGGGACATCTATAATGCCATCTTCGGGGATATCGGGGTTTTCTCCCCTGGCTATCTGCGCCATCAATTTTATAGACATGTAACCGAAATTATACGGATCCTGCACGATGGTCGCGTTAACATAGCCAGCCTGCAAAGCGTGGAGA
This is a stretch of genomic DNA from Atribacteraceae bacterium. It encodes these proteins:
- a CDS encoding sugar ABC transporter ATP-binding protein produces the protein MDGKQRIPLLKMVGISKLFPGVQALDRVNLELYPGEVLALVGENGAGKSTLMNILGGCLHADAGNIFLDGDKISINTVHQAMELGIAFVHQELNLSGNLDIGDNIFLGREPRKSGLLKLVDKDRVNEETSKVLKRIGMTCSPTIIVNNLTIGLQQMVEIGKALSMNTRIIIMDEPTSSLSQKEAEQLFRIIRELRSQGISVIYISHRLGEVKELADRVTVLRDGKNSGNLAREEISREAMVKLMVGRDTKNFYQHQYHCGEEPILEVKDLIVPSHPGHPISFKVCRGEIVVIAGLIGAGRTELAHTIFGIDQPLGGEILLNGRSISIRNSGDAIRKGICLAPENRALHGLVLEMALEDNVVLPGLYQYQSMALVDRERITSVTREMVRRMNIRTPSLIQITGCLSGGNQQKVVLSKWLSLKPEILILDEPTRGIDVGAKQEIYYLLEELVAHGVGLLIISSEMQEVLGIADRILVMHEGRLTGELLPADFSEEEIVNLATGGERSPRQREEPEEILVAGGGRTRS
- a CDS encoding ABC transporter permease, producing the protein MNKTFKREIGVLNNKLIGIILLLVFMIIITSFLDPRFLNPLNIRNILRWTGLFGILSLGVTFPIITGGIDLSIGSVVGLTGTLFPLFIVGYSMNIGLAFVLVLGLSLLMGLAHGVLITKFNFQPFIATLVGLFIYRGLARVVTRDVPQGFGGGRDFASLRFVAQGRIPSAFWSDAPQNIADWSIPMPFIILIILAIVFSIFLYRSIYGRYLLALGFNEKAARFSGINVNRMKTVAYIISTMCAGFAGILFALDLNTIQPSAMGNAWELYAIAGVVLGGASLRGGEANILGVVIAVVIIRALFNMVNILGLATQLEFAILGIVILLGVMMDEYLKKISARRMRIEVSLSSPDEITQVKA